In the Campylobacter sp. MIT 12-8780 genome, one interval contains:
- a CDS encoding Ppx/GppA phosphatase family protein, whose amino-acid sequence MLGIDLGSNTLRAVEMNERFKAIKEAEFVIGAARDLSKSKEISQKAIERLKNALKELENQGFELKNAYAVATAAFRKASNTEAIFKELKQEFGVNFRLISADEEARLSVLGMKNALKNLNFMEKNLAFCDLGGASCELSFKNFSQSFDFGIISFYEKAKANFKFTQNANLSAFNTRYFLKNNTDKKLKLEFLLKDRFLKHLAFEAFKQSDEALQKLKHFQGRVVVLNSGVPTSVAALKKGIIYQNYQARLINGTFLRQNDFLHFALKLSKMSKAQADFWVGKDRSHFLIAGAFLLFALFDRQKLVVVDEGLREGVCIAAQN is encoded by the coding sequence ATGCTTGGCATTGATCTTGGCTCAAACACGCTTCGAGCTGTTGAAATGAATGAACGTTTTAAGGCGATAAAAGAAGCTGAATTTGTTATCGGCGCGGCTCGTGATTTAAGCAAGAGCAAAGAAATTTCTCAAAAAGCGATTGAAAGACTTAAAAATGCTTTAAAGGAGCTTGAAAATCAGGGTTTTGAGCTTAAAAATGCTTATGCAGTAGCTACGGCTGCGTTTCGCAAAGCAAGCAATACTGAGGCGATTTTTAAAGAGTTAAAACAAGAATTTGGTGTAAATTTTAGGCTTATTAGTGCTGATGAAGAGGCTAGATTGAGCGTTTTGGGTATGAAAAATGCGCTGAAAAACTTAAATTTTATGGAAAAAAATCTTGCATTTTGTGATTTGGGTGGAGCAAGCTGTGAGCTTTCTTTTAAGAACTTCTCACAAAGTTTTGATTTTGGTATCATTTCTTTTTATGAAAAAGCAAAAGCGAATTTTAAATTTACTCAAAATGCGAATTTATCAGCCTTTAATACAAGATATTTTTTAAAAAATAACACAGATAAAAAACTTAAACTTGAGTTTTTGCTTAAAGATCGATTCCTTAAACATCTTGCTTTTGAGGCTTTTAAGCAAAGTGATGAAGCTTTGCAAAAACTAAAGCATTTTCAGGGCAGGGTTGTGGTGCTTAATTCTGGTGTGCCTACAAGCGTAGCAGCCCTTAAAAAAGGCATAATATATCAAAACTATCAAGCAAGGCTTATTAATGGCACATTTTTAAGGCAGAATGACTTTTTGCATTTTGCCTTAAAACTTTCAAAGATGAGTAAAGCTCAAGCTGATTTTTGGGTAGGAAAAGACAGAAGCCATTTTCTTATCGCTGGAGCGTTTTTGCTTTTTGCTTTGTTTGATAGGCAAAAGCTCGTCGTTGTTGATGAGGGTTTAAGAGAAGGTGTTTGTATCGCGGCACAAAATTAG